The Lacipirellula parvula genome window below encodes:
- a CDS encoding nucleoside monophosphate kinase: protein MSLITAARDASPVTRNVTSPLPHSSRIHLDLLQFDFLRATELAALCCAKWIGRGEKNAADAAAVDAIRSVFDGMEMRGEIIIGEGIKDDAPGLFQGEKVGKWGHETPRVDIAIDPLDGTTNLSKGLPNAISCIAAAIRHDENTPALQLVPSFYMRKLAYPAAMEAACRNDPSLRPDIDAPFCDVIAQTARALKKKPHEVVVMCLDRPRNQAIIEGAREAGATLRLIVDGDILAALAPAIASSGIDLYAGIGGGPEAVLAAVGLRCLGGEMLGRMWTRDPAELAELQADGWGERLNRIYRSADLARGHDMLFVASGISDSSLLRGICRDGANATTHSILMRSQAPAIRHIQSAHRETPPTAPLELSPADQRRYDRPAVAAVNGRKLSIKESPATRAAFSGVVLVGAPGSGKGTIGKILNRIDGFAHISSGDVIRQSMTEKLLDVDGQATLAQGGFICDAQLWRLFDSHLASLLHNDKTFGYSKQLVLDGVPRTRSQVDELAKRVDVRAVLYFECNNLDVLRERLSHRSLVEGRIDDGVQEVMQNRFRLFEEETAPLLEAYPASMVHRIDATLRPAHVLADVLAQINRLG, encoded by the coding sequence ATGAGCCTAATCACCGCCGCTCGCGACGCTTCGCCCGTCACCCGAAACGTTACTTCTCCGCTCCCGCATTCTTCCCGCATTCATCTCGACCTTCTGCAGTTCGATTTCCTGCGGGCGACCGAACTCGCGGCGTTGTGTTGCGCGAAGTGGATCGGGCGTGGAGAGAAAAACGCCGCCGACGCGGCCGCCGTCGACGCCATCCGATCCGTGTTCGACGGCATGGAGATGCGCGGCGAGATCATCATCGGCGAAGGAATTAAGGACGACGCCCCCGGATTGTTCCAGGGCGAGAAAGTCGGCAAGTGGGGACACGAGACGCCGCGCGTGGACATTGCGATCGATCCGCTCGACGGGACGACGAACCTCAGCAAAGGACTCCCTAACGCCATTAGTTGCATCGCCGCCGCTATTCGACATGACGAAAACACCCCGGCTCTGCAGCTAGTCCCATCATTCTACATGCGGAAACTGGCCTATCCGGCCGCGATGGAAGCCGCCTGCCGAAACGACCCATCGCTGCGGCCGGACATCGACGCACCCTTCTGCGACGTGATCGCACAGACTGCGCGAGCGCTCAAGAAAAAGCCGCATGAAGTCGTTGTGATGTGCTTAGATCGTCCCCGCAATCAAGCAATTATTGAAGGAGCGCGCGAAGCAGGCGCGACGCTGCGTCTTATCGTCGACGGCGACATCTTGGCGGCCCTGGCCCCCGCCATCGCCTCTTCGGGCATCGACCTGTACGCCGGCATCGGCGGCGGCCCCGAAGCGGTGCTCGCTGCCGTCGGGCTACGCTGCCTAGGAGGCGAAATGTTGGGCCGGATGTGGACTCGCGATCCCGCTGAGCTTGCCGAATTGCAAGCAGACGGTTGGGGAGAGCGTCTCAACCGCATCTATCGCTCTGCGGATTTGGCGCGGGGACACGACATGCTGTTCGTAGCCAGTGGAATCAGCGACTCCAGCCTGCTGCGAGGCATTTGCCGCGATGGCGCCAATGCGACGACGCACTCAATCCTCATGCGTTCGCAAGCGCCTGCCATCCGTCACATCCAATCGGCCCATCGCGAAACGCCGCCAACGGCGCCGCTAGAACTTTCCCCTGCCGATCAGCGACGCTACGATCGCCCCGCAGTCGCGGCCGTTAACGGCCGAAAGTTGTCAATAAAAGAATCGCCCGCGACTCGCGCTGCCTTCTCTGGAGTCGTGCTTGTCGGCGCCCCAGGCTCCGGCAAAGGAACAATCGGCAAGATTCTCAATCGAATCGACGGGTTTGCCCATATTTCGAGCGGCGACGTCATTCGCCAGTCGATGACGGAAAAGTTGCTCGACGTCGATGGGCAGGCCACGTTGGCGCAGGGAGGGTTTATTTGCGATGCCCAACTCTGGCGATTGTTCGATTCGCACCTGGCGAGCTTGCTGCACAATGACAAAACCTTCGGCTACTCGAAGCAGCTCGTGCTAGACGGCGTGCCGCGCACGCGCAGCCAGGTCGACGAACTAGCCAAACGCGTCGACGTGCGAGCCGTCCTCTACTTTGAATGCAACAACTTGGACGTGCTTCGCGAACGCCTATCGCACCGTTCGCTGGTGGAAGGACGCATCGACGACGGCGTTCAAGAAGTGATGCAAAACCGCTTCCGGCTCTTCGAAGAGGAAACAGCTCCGCTGCTCGAAGCCTACCCGGCGAGCATGGTACATCGCATTGACGCAACGCTGAGACCGGCGCATGTGCTGGCCGACGTGCTCGCTCAGATCAACCGGCTGGGGTAG
- a CDS encoding SMP-30/gluconolactonase/LRE family protein gives MSASTLAASATSAPFEIYSDEFRRILGSNPQLELLSNDFKFSEGVCWVEQGQFLVVSDFLNDRVMKWTEREGLTVYRQPAQTANGNAVDAEGRVISCLTRARSVVRFEHDGSQTVLADSYDGKKLTSPNDVVVKSDGSIWFTDPDYGWLVAEFGHCQPPEQHRNRVYRVAPDTLEVTIASEDFDKPNGICFSPDERILYIGDTGMTHGAFRPHRLMAFDVQADGRTLSNPRLFADINPWVPDGFRCDVDGNVYVGAGDGVQIFNPAGKMLGKILTPEAVGNLSFGMSDKQTLFIGASSSLFAVKLQTAGAK, from the coding sequence ATGTCTGCATCGACTCTCGCCGCCTCCGCGACTTCAGCGCCGTTCGAAATCTATAGCGACGAGTTCCGTCGCATTCTCGGTTCCAACCCGCAGCTGGAGTTGCTGTCGAACGATTTCAAGTTCTCTGAAGGCGTCTGCTGGGTCGAGCAAGGACAATTTTTGGTCGTCAGCGATTTCCTGAATGATCGCGTGATGAAGTGGACGGAGCGCGAAGGCCTGACCGTCTATCGCCAACCGGCACAGACGGCCAACGGCAATGCGGTTGATGCAGAGGGGCGAGTCATCTCCTGCCTTACCCGCGCACGCTCGGTCGTGCGGTTTGAGCATGACGGGTCGCAGACGGTACTCGCCGATTCCTACGACGGGAAGAAGCTAACGTCGCCCAATGACGTGGTGGTGAAGAGCGATGGGTCCATTTGGTTCACTGATCCCGACTACGGCTGGTTGGTCGCTGAATTCGGCCACTGCCAACCGCCGGAACAACACCGCAACCGCGTCTACCGGGTGGCGCCCGATACGCTGGAAGTCACGATCGCCAGCGAAGACTTCGACAAGCCGAACGGCATCTGTTTCTCGCCAGACGAGCGAATCCTATACATCGGCGATACCGGCATGACGCACGGTGCGTTTCGCCCGCACCGGTTGATGGCGTTCGACGTGCAGGCTGACGGCCGCACGCTCTCGAATCCGCGGCTGTTCGCCGATATCAATCCGTGGGTGCCGGATGGTTTCCGTTGCGATGTCGACGGCAACGTCTACGTCGGGGCGGGCGATGGCGTCCAGATCTTCAATCCGGCGGGCAAAATGCTGGGCAAGATTTTGACGCCTGAAGCTGTCGGTAATCTGTCCTTCGGCATGTCCGATAAGCAGACTTTGTTCATCGGCGCTTCGAGCTCGCTCTTCGCGGTCAAGCTCCAGACGGCAGGCGCGAAGTAA
- a CDS encoding SDR family NAD(P)-dependent oxidoreductase: MKVALEGKRALVTGAAQGIGEAIAKTLAANGARVAFTDVNGELAKQTAAKVDGAIAVTMDITKKESIDHGVADVVKQLGGIDILINNAGVNTAKHRVNIDKFPLEEWQRIVDVDLTGTYLVTQAVSNVMIGQGTGGRIVNIASSLGIVPVRLQCAFIAAKGGLVHMTKGTAIELGPHNILVNCVAPGSTLTEGTKGLYYGENASERERAERLLSHVPLGRPGTCEEMAHGVLFFCAPESGYITGQIMAVDGGWTAGGFFRDF, encoded by the coding sequence ATGAAAGTGGCATTGGAAGGCAAACGCGCCCTCGTGACGGGCGCCGCGCAAGGTATTGGAGAAGCGATTGCGAAGACCCTTGCGGCCAACGGCGCGCGAGTCGCTTTCACTGACGTCAACGGCGAACTTGCCAAGCAAACGGCCGCTAAAGTTGACGGCGCGATCGCCGTGACGATGGATATCACGAAGAAGGAATCCATCGATCACGGCGTCGCCGACGTCGTCAAACAGCTTGGCGGCATCGACATCCTGATCAACAACGCCGGCGTCAATACGGCCAAGCATCGGGTCAACATCGACAAGTTCCCGCTCGAGGAATGGCAGCGAATCGTCGACGTCGACCTCACCGGCACCTACTTGGTGACGCAGGCGGTGAGCAACGTGATGATCGGCCAGGGAACTGGCGGGCGCATCGTCAACATCGCATCGTCCCTGGGCATCGTGCCGGTTCGCCTGCAGTGCGCGTTTATCGCCGCGAAGGGCGGGCTAGTGCACATGACCAAAGGGACCGCGATCGAGTTGGGCCCGCACAATATTCTTGTGAATTGCGTGGCGCCCGGTTCGACGTTGACCGAGGGGACGAAGGGGCTGTACTACGGCGAGAACGCCAGCGAACGCGAGCGTGCCGAGCGGCTGCTTAGCCACGTCCCCCTCGGCCGGCCCGGAACGTGCGAAGAGATGGCGCACGGCGTTCTCTTCTTCTGCGCTCCGGAAAGCGGCTACATCACTGGCCAAATTATGGCTGTCGACGGCGGCTGGACGGCCGGCGGATTCTTTAGGGATTTCTGA
- a CDS encoding TauD/TfdA family dioxygenase, whose protein sequence is MPVSELATFKTFSGTPLPLVIEAKPEKANVSREELLHWIAANRQEFETKLQKHGAILFRGFKSLTGAEDFEAVMKVVSHTLLDYAGGTTPRSAVSGKIVSSTDAPAQMTIGLHQEMSYLEPSASFPDPTPDKVAFFCEIEPGGAGQTPICDMRVVLERLPKDLIERFESKGLILTRQLPFTKEAGHEVTWPTMFGTSDKKEAEAFAEKRGWRIEWTDDGGVRVYQKPSPTTKSHRVTGEKIWFNQAHLLHKEYAPWKGDFLGTTPEQIDEANRRRPELSKRFFYHSTHADGSEIMVSDLETIRQTIDKTMTMFDWKAGDLLICDNKLVSHGRQPYSPPRKILAALAADDRG, encoded by the coding sequence GTGCCAGTTAGTGAACTGGCGACCTTCAAAACGTTCAGCGGCACCCCTCTTCCGTTGGTGATCGAAGCCAAGCCGGAGAAGGCGAACGTATCGCGCGAGGAACTGCTGCATTGGATCGCTGCGAATCGGCAAGAGTTTGAAACGAAGCTCCAAAAGCACGGAGCCATCCTGTTCCGCGGATTCAAGTCCCTCACTGGGGCTGAAGACTTCGAAGCGGTGATGAAGGTCGTGTCGCACACGCTGCTCGACTACGCCGGCGGCACCACGCCTCGCAGCGCGGTGAGCGGCAAGATTGTCTCGTCGACCGACGCCCCGGCCCAGATGACGATCGGGCTCCATCAAGAGATGAGCTACCTTGAGCCTTCCGCCAGCTTCCCCGACCCGACGCCGGACAAGGTCGCGTTCTTCTGCGAAATCGAACCAGGCGGCGCTGGTCAAACGCCGATCTGCGATATGCGGGTCGTGCTGGAACGGCTGCCTAAGGACCTGATCGAACGCTTTGAGTCGAAGGGGCTTATTCTCACTCGCCAACTGCCGTTCACGAAGGAAGCGGGCCACGAAGTGACTTGGCCCACGATGTTCGGAACTTCCGATAAAAAGGAAGCCGAGGCGTTCGCCGAGAAGCGGGGCTGGCGCATCGAATGGACCGACGACGGCGGCGTTCGCGTCTATCAAAAGCCTTCGCCCACGACCAAGTCGCACCGCGTCACCGGCGAGAAGATCTGGTTCAACCAGGCTCACCTGCTGCATAAGGAATACGCCCCGTGGAAGGGCGATTTCCTCGGCACGACTCCCGAGCAGATCGATGAGGCCAACCGTCGGCGTCCTGAGTTGTCAAAACGGTTCTTCTATCACTCGACGCACGCCGATGGATCGGAGATCATGGTGAGCGACCTCGAAACGATTCGCCAAACGATCGACAAGACGATGACCATGTTCGATTGGAAGGCCGGCGACTTGCTCATCTGCGACAATAAGCTTGTTTCGCACGGTCGGCAGCCGTATTCGCCGCCCCGCAAGATTCTCGCCGCGCTTGCGGCCGATGATCGCGGTTAA
- a CDS encoding ABC transporter permease, with translation MNANPGANSNAAPAVDASLATDAASRFNWRDALRPHVRNLGLAAALLIALGILGFLRPQYLSCDNLIVVAMQMSFVGIAAIGTAYLVISGGIDLSIGSLFALVGVTSAMLARTIGPVPAMMAGVALGGAVGWINGVLTWRIKLSPLIITLGSMSIIRGAVLLLTGGYSVRSVPKEFATLGQLRPLGVPSPIWLLLLLAVVAHLVLSRTTIGRYTLALGGNRAACEAVGIRVRRVTLGVFLANGLIVGIAGVLAASRFGSASPAFGEGMELDVITAVILGGVAFTGGEGNIPGVMLAVALLGVINSGIVALGINPEYAEVVKGAALIGAVAIDQFSHEARERFRKKLAMRERT, from the coding sequence ATGAACGCGAATCCCGGCGCCAACTCGAACGCCGCGCCTGCGGTCGACGCTTCGCTCGCGACGGACGCGGCGTCGCGCTTCAACTGGCGGGACGCGCTGCGGCCCCATGTCCGTAATCTCGGCTTGGCCGCGGCGCTGCTCATCGCGCTGGGGATTCTCGGCTTTCTCCGGCCGCAGTACCTGAGTTGCGACAACCTGATTGTCGTTGCGATGCAAATGTCGTTCGTCGGCATTGCGGCCATCGGCACGGCCTACCTGGTCATCAGCGGCGGCATTGATTTATCAATCGGCTCGCTATTCGCGCTCGTGGGCGTCACTTCCGCGATGCTGGCGCGAACAATTGGCCCTGTGCCGGCGATGATGGCGGGCGTCGCGCTCGGCGGCGCCGTCGGCTGGATCAACGGCGTGCTGACGTGGCGCATTAAACTCTCGCCGCTGATCATTACGCTTGGCAGCATGTCGATCATTCGGGGCGCCGTCTTGTTGCTGACTGGCGGCTACTCGGTTCGGAGCGTGCCGAAGGAGTTCGCAACGCTCGGACAACTCCGCCCGCTGGGCGTGCCGTCGCCTATTTGGTTGCTGTTGCTGTTAGCGGTTGTGGCTCACCTGGTTCTGTCCCGCACGACGATTGGCCGATACACGCTCGCGCTCGGCGGGAACCGCGCCGCCTGTGAAGCCGTCGGAATTCGCGTTCGTCGCGTGACGCTCGGCGTGTTCCTGGCGAATGGGCTGATTGTCGGCATCGCCGGCGTCTTGGCCGCAAGCCGATTCGGCTCCGCTAGCCCCGCATTCGGCGAGGGAATGGAGTTGGATGTGATCACGGCCGTCATTCTCGGCGGCGTGGCGTTTACGGGCGGCGAGGGAAATATTCCCGGCGTGATGCTGGCGGTGGCGCTCCTGGGCGTCATCAACAGCGGGATCGTCGCGTTGGGCATTAACCCGGAATACGCCGAAGTCGTCAAAGGAGCGGCACTGATTGGCGCCGTCGCTATCGATCAATTTTCTCACGAGGCGCGCGAGCGCTTCCGCAAAAAACTAGCCATGCGGGAGCGGACCTGA
- a CDS encoding ATP-binding cassette domain-containing protein: protein MQSTPSTPLVRCQAVSKFFGGVKALDGVTLDLYAGEVVALVGDNGAGKSTLVRIFAGFQQPDQGKLWFGDERVDDLTPRRARSLGVETVHQHLLLCDNLGAAANITLGQEPLVRRWGPLKFIDQRRARQIAALRLAEVGATVTDLMAPVRQLSGGQRQAIAIARAMASSPKLVMFDEPTAALGARQTDATLKLIRGVADRGVAALLISHNLDDVFSVADRIVALRQGRLVLNELTREARRDVVVAAMTGLLTGAAN, encoded by the coding sequence ATGCAATCGACTCCCTCAACGCCGCTCGTTCGCTGTCAGGCCGTCAGCAAGTTTTTTGGCGGCGTGAAGGCATTAGATGGCGTCACGCTCGACCTGTATGCCGGGGAAGTCGTAGCGCTCGTGGGCGACAACGGCGCCGGGAAGAGCACGCTGGTGAGGATCTTCGCCGGTTTTCAGCAGCCTGACCAAGGCAAACTTTGGTTCGGCGACGAGCGCGTTGACGATTTGACCCCGCGTCGGGCGCGATCGTTGGGCGTCGAAACGGTCCATCAGCACTTGCTGCTCTGCGACAATCTTGGCGCCGCGGCGAATATTACGCTCGGGCAGGAACCGCTCGTCCGTCGGTGGGGACCGCTCAAGTTCATCGACCAGCGACGCGCGCGGCAAATCGCGGCGCTAAGGCTCGCCGAAGTCGGCGCCACGGTCACCGATTTGATGGCGCCGGTGCGGCAGCTTTCCGGCGGGCAGCGCCAGGCGATTGCCATCGCCCGCGCGATGGCTTCCTCGCCCAAACTCGTGATGTTCGACGAGCCGACGGCGGCGCTGGGGGCGCGCCAAACCGATGCGACGCTGAAGTTGATTCGCGGCGTTGCCGATCGCGGCGTGGCGGCGCTGTTGATCAGCCACAACTTGGACGACGTGTTCAGCGTCGCCGATCGCATCGTCGCACTCCGCCAGGGCCGCCTCGTCCTGAATGAGCTGACGCGTGAAGCGCGGCGTGACGTCGTTGTGGCCGCCATGACCGGACTGCTGACGGGAGCGGCCAACTGA